One stretch of Janibacter limosus DNA includes these proteins:
- a CDS encoding ABC transporter permease — translation MSPAIIRLAVRSLLGRARVLVLAAMALALVGLAVAIRLAPTGALDPAGAPLDLVRTFGIGIVVPVVTLIGTTTLITSEIDDGSIIYLLSKPLPRWVIVASKMLVILGSSLVFAVVPMALAALLMVGTDGGLWWSALLGGTTSAVAYTGAFTLLAIMVKRSVTGCLLYWLVWEALLTTVLRPAQYLSARAYGGSVTHAAMGLEAHPAAWFAVVAAVVVLVAGAALAGWRLARVTISEV, via the coding sequence ATGAGCCCCGCGATCATCCGGCTGGCCGTGCGCTCCCTCCTCGGACGCGCGCGGGTCCTCGTGCTCGCCGCCATGGCGCTGGCCCTCGTCGGGCTCGCCGTGGCCATCCGGCTCGCTCCCACGGGGGCGCTCGACCCGGCCGGCGCGCCGCTCGACCTGGTGCGTACCTTCGGCATCGGCATCGTCGTCCCGGTCGTGACCCTCATCGGGACGACGACACTCATCACCTCGGAGATCGACGACGGCTCGATCATCTACCTGCTCAGCAAGCCGCTCCCCCGCTGGGTCATCGTCGCCAGCAAGATGCTCGTCATCCTCGGCAGCTCGCTCGTCTTCGCCGTGGTCCCCATGGCGCTGGCCGCGCTGCTCATGGTGGGCACCGACGGCGGGCTGTGGTGGAGCGCCCTGCTCGGCGGGACGACCTCTGCGGTGGCGTACACCGGGGCCTTCACCCTGCTCGCGATCATGGTCAAGCGGAGCGTCACCGGCTGCCTGCTCTACTGGCTCGTCTGGGAGGCGCTGCTCACCACGGTCCTGCGGCCGGCGCAGTACCTGTCAGCCCGGGCGTACGGCGGAAGCGTCACGCACGCGGCGATGGGGCTGGAGGCGCATCCTGCGGCGTGGTTCGCGGTGGTTGCTGCGGTGGTCGTGCTCGTGGCTGGTGCGGCTCTGGCCGGGTGGCGGCTGGCGCGGGTGACGATCTCGGAGGTGTGA
- a CDS encoding helix-turn-helix transcriptional regulator — MPPPPAVAVWSRWRLHADAVAVVLTEHGISSEVVDDPVATAGLLVAELVAVGDLHVLEARRRGDRPTVVWGGTLPVPRVAALRDAGASAYVSGLHAPRELVAVVRQVDGGQRVAWPGAAVPVEVLTGRERDVAQAYLVQWADRTRAEVATRLGMSERTLKVHIANIRAKAGHRGTATRDGLLRTLTVRGWIG; from the coding sequence ATGCCCCCACCGCCCGCCGTCGCCGTGTGGTCACGGTGGCGCCTGCACGCCGATGCGGTGGCCGTGGTGCTGACGGAGCACGGCATCTCGTCCGAGGTCGTCGACGACCCGGTGGCGACAGCGGGCCTGCTCGTCGCTGAGCTGGTGGCGGTTGGCGACCTCCACGTGCTCGAGGCGAGGCGAAGGGGGGACCGGCCCACCGTGGTCTGGGGCGGCACCCTGCCCGTGCCCCGCGTGGCAGCGCTGAGGGACGCCGGAGCCTCTGCCTATGTCAGCGGACTCCACGCCCCACGAGAGCTGGTGGCCGTGGTCCGCCAGGTGGATGGCGGTCAGCGGGTCGCGTGGCCGGGGGCTGCGGTGCCGGTGGAGGTCCTGACCGGCCGGGAGCGGGATGTGGCTCAGGCGTATCTGGTGCAGTGGGCCGATCGGACCCGAGCCGAGGTGGCGACGCGGCTCGGGATGAGCGAGCGGACGCTCAAGGTGCACATCGCCAACATCCGGGCGAAGGCCGGCCATCGTGGGACGGCGACGCGTGACGGACTCCTGCGGACGCTCACCGTGCGCGGCTGGATCGGCTGA
- a CDS encoding helix-turn-helix transcriptional regulator: MTTLPRLDLVHTSPVVSTALRHALSAGPQAVHVTTSVHSWSDFQREWDFAGEVVVLDALLDDHVPLPLKVRALTRLGSQTVVLGPGRDLPAARRSGAEGAVAWIEPTAGLAATAEAIRQIALGSPPPDTRIDPADPPLAHLTDRELQVLALYVTARGHTPAHLGQVLSLRTETIRSHLERGRARYRAAGVLTNNRAALRRALVADGWALEQQVWIDAGRP; the protein is encoded by the coding sequence ATGACCACCCTCCCGCGTCTGGACCTCGTGCACACCTCCCCGGTGGTGTCCACGGCACTGCGCCACGCGCTGAGCGCCGGCCCCCAGGCCGTCCACGTCACGACGAGCGTCCACTCGTGGTCGGACTTCCAGCGGGAGTGGGACTTCGCTGGTGAGGTCGTCGTGCTGGACGCCCTGCTCGACGACCACGTACCACTCCCCCTCAAGGTGCGCGCCCTCACCCGCCTGGGCTCGCAGACCGTCGTCCTCGGGCCCGGCCGCGATCTGCCAGCCGCCCGCCGCTCGGGCGCCGAGGGGGCCGTGGCCTGGATCGAGCCGACGGCCGGGCTCGCCGCCACCGCCGAAGCCATCCGCCAGATCGCGCTCGGCAGCCCGCCACCTGACACGCGCATCGACCCCGCCGACCCACCGCTCGCCCACCTCACCGACCGAGAGCTGCAGGTGCTCGCCCTCTACGTCACCGCCCGCGGCCACACCCCCGCGCACCTGGGGCAGGTGCTCTCCCTTCGCACCGAGACCATCCGCAGCCACCTCGAGCGGGGACGAGCGCGCTACCGGGCCGCGGGGGTCCTGACCAACAACCGGGCTGCTCTGCGCCGCGCCCTGGTCGCCGACGGTTGGGCGCTCGAGCAGCAGGTGTGGATCGACGCCGGGCGGCCCTGA
- the tuf gene encoding elongation factor Tu: MAKAKFERSKPHVNIGTIGHIDHGKTTLTAAISRVLHDKLPDLNEASAFDTIDKAPEEKQRGITISISHIEYQTESRHYAHVDCPGHADYVKNMITGAAQMDGAILVVAATDGPMPQTKEHVLLARQVGVPFIVVALNKADMVDDEEIMELVEMEVRELLSSYEFPGDDVPVVKVSALKALEGDAKWGESIMELMDAVDSYIPEPERDLDKPFMMPVEDVFTITGRGTVVTGRIERGILNVNEDVEIVGIHEGPAAKTTVTGIEMFRKLLDEGRAGENVGLLLRGTKREDVERGQVICKPGSITPHTEFEAQVYILSKEEGGRHTPFYDSYRPQFYFRTTDVTGVVTLPEGTEMVMPGDNTDMKVELIQPIAMEEGLKFNIREGGRTVGAGRVTKILK, translated from the coding sequence GTGGCGAAGGCAAAGTTCGAGCGGAGCAAGCCGCACGTCAACATCGGCACCATTGGTCACATCGACCATGGCAAGACGACGCTGACTGCCGCGATCTCCCGCGTGCTGCACGACAAGCTCCCTGACCTCAACGAGGCCTCGGCGTTCGACACGATCGACAAGGCTCCTGAAGAGAAGCAGCGTGGGATCACGATCTCGATCTCCCACATCGAGTACCAGACGGAGTCGCGTCACTACGCGCACGTCGACTGCCCCGGTCACGCTGACTACGTGAAGAACATGATCACCGGTGCGGCTCAGATGGATGGCGCGATCCTCGTGGTCGCCGCCACCGACGGCCCCATGCCGCAGACCAAGGAGCACGTGCTCCTGGCCCGCCAGGTCGGCGTTCCCTTCATCGTCGTTGCCCTCAACAAGGCCGACATGGTGGACGACGAGGAGATCATGGAGCTCGTCGAGATGGAGGTCCGCGAGCTGCTGTCCTCCTACGAGTTCCCGGGCGACGACGTCCCGGTCGTCAAGGTCTCGGCGCTCAAGGCGCTCGAGGGTGACGCCAAGTGGGGCGAGTCGATCATGGAGCTCATGGACGCCGTGGACTCCTACATCCCGGAGCCCGAGCGCGACCTGGACAAGCCCTTCATGATGCCGGTCGAGGACGTCTTCACGATCACCGGTCGTGGCACCGTCGTCACCGGTCGTATCGAGCGCGGCATCCTCAACGTCAACGAGGACGTCGAGATCGTCGGCATCCACGAGGGCCCCGCGGCCAAGACCACGGTCACGGGCATCGAGATGTTCCGCAAGCTGCTCGACGAGGGTCGCGCCGGTGAGAACGTCGGTCTGCTCCTTCGTGGCACCAAGCGCGAGGACGTCGAGCGCGGGCAGGTCATCTGCAAGCCGGGCTCGATCACCCCGCACACCGAGTTCGAGGCGCAGGTCTACATCCTGTCGAAGGAGGAGGGTGGCCGTCACACGCCGTTCTACGACTCCTACCGTCCGCAGTTCTACTTCCGGACCACGGACGTCACCGGCGTCGTCACGCTGCCCGAGGGCACCGAGATGGTCATGCCCGGCGACAACACCGACATGAAGGTCGAGCTCATCCAGCCGATCGCCATGGAAGAGGGCCTGAAGTTCAACATCCGCGAGGGTGGCCGCACCGTCGGCGCCGGTCGCGTCACCAAGATCCTCAAGTGA